In one window of Campylobacter hepaticus DNA:
- a CDS encoding response regulator transcription factor: protein MASKILLLEDDLSLSEIIEEFLNEEGYEVFLCDNAQEALNLAYEKHFDLWIFDVKIPLGNGFSLLKELRESGKQTPAIFMTSLNTTNDLKEGFSVGCDDYIKKPFELAELSIRIKALLKRTFFHKNQDFEELGDGFRFELVSQILYFNDKALTLPSKEIKLLSLLLKNKNHFLSVERIFEELWDYDEEPSELSLRAYIKNLRKILGKEKIINQRGRGYCYG from the coding sequence ATGGCATCTAAAATTTTACTTTTAGAAGATGATTTAAGCTTAAGTGAAATCATTGAAGAGTTCTTAAATGAGGAGGGGTATGAAGTATTTTTATGTGATAATGCCCAAGAGGCTTTAAATTTAGCCTATGAAAAACATTTTGATCTTTGGATTTTTGATGTTAAAATACCCTTGGGTAATGGTTTTTCTTTACTTAAAGAATTAAGAGAAAGTGGCAAACAAACTCCTGCTATTTTTATGACATCTTTAAATACAACTAATGATTTAAAGGAAGGTTTTAGTGTGGGTTGTGATGATTATATAAAAAAACCTTTTGAATTAGCCGAACTTTCTATTCGAATTAAAGCTTTGCTTAAAAGAACTTTTTTTCATAAAAATCAAGATTTTGAAGAATTAGGAGATGGTTTTAGATTTGAATTAGTTTCCCAAATTCTTTATTTTAATGATAAGGCTCTGACTTTACCAAGTAAAGAGATTAAACTTTTGTCTTTATTACTTAAAAATAAAAATCATTTTTTAAGTGTAGAAAGAATTTTTGAAGAGCTTTGGGATTATGATGAAGAACCAAGTGAGTTAAGTTTAAGAGCTTATATAAAAAATTTACGTAAAATTTTAGGAAAAGAAAAAATTATTAATCAAAGGGGAAGAGGGTATTGTTATGGCTAA
- a CDS encoding sensor histidine kinase, with product MAKKVIRQILLIYLTTTGIFLTIFFILWYQKLNEELIVSKGLSLRESHRNIVISILNSRFVPIKLSAKNIAQSTGLKFAIFDVNNILFNNADFDLKKVKPEFKDKGIYDGKIFFLAPMSTDYYFLRHINNKKIDINGSLQILIQGEDVSKDLFWIRMKVFGVSLVAFCILGLVAYILVKIALKPLEDKIITLNSFIKDSTHELNTPLSVILTSIEQLKHEDLENNHKFLRIKLAAKTLSQVYSDLVFYNFPHTLENEKQEFDMQVLLQERLEYFKIFFEQKKITLKLDLHYSYIFAPKSQISKLIDNLLSNAIKYNKKNGEIVIVLKERFLSIADTGYGICKKHLGRIFDRYARFNTDKGGFGIGLSLVKKICDENAIKIVCESIENEGSVFTLTW from the coding sequence ATGGCTAAAAAAGTTATACGACAAATTTTATTGATTTACCTTACTACTACAGGTATTTTTTTAACAATTTTTTTTATCTTGTGGTATCAAAAACTTAATGAAGAATTGATAGTATCTAAAGGTTTGTCTTTAAGAGAAAGTCATAGAAATATTGTGATTAGTATTTTAAATTCTCGTTTTGTGCCTATAAAATTAAGTGCAAAAAATATCGCTCAAAGTACAGGTTTAAAATTTGCTATATTTGATGTTAATAATATTCTTTTTAATAATGCAGATTTTGATCTTAAAAAAGTAAAACCTGAATTTAAAGATAAAGGTATTTATGATGGTAAAATTTTTTTCCTCGCTCCTATGAGTACAGATTATTATTTTTTAAGGCATATTAATAATAAAAAAATTGATATAAATGGTAGCTTACAAATTTTAATCCAAGGTGAAGATGTGAGTAAAGATTTATTTTGGATTAGAATGAAAGTTTTTGGTGTTTCTTTGGTAGCTTTTTGTATTTTGGGTTTGGTAGCTTATATTTTAGTAAAAATTGCTTTAAAACCTTTAGAAGATAAGATTATTACACTTAATAGTTTTATTAAAGATTCAACACATGAATTAAATACCCCATTAAGCGTTATTTTAACAAGTATAGAGCAACTTAAACATGAAGATTTAGAAAATAATCATAAATTTTTAAGAATAAAACTAGCTGCAAAAACTTTATCTCAAGTGTATTCTGATCTTGTTTTTTATAATTTTCCCCATACTTTAGAAAATGAAAAACAAGAATTTGATATGCAAGTATTGCTTCAAGAGAGATTAGAATATTTTAAAATCTTTTTTGAGCAAAAGAAAATTACTTTGAAGCTTGATTTGCACTATTCATATATTTTTGCACCTAAAAGTCAAATTTCTAAATTAATAGATAATCTTTTAAGTAATGCTATTAAATATAATAAAAAAAATGGAGAAATTGTTATTGTTTTAAAAGAGAGATTTTTAAGTATTGCTGATACAGGTTATGGGATTTGCAAGAAACATTTAGGACGTATTTTTGATAGATATGCAAGATTTAATACTGATAAGGGTGGTTTTGGCATAGGTCTTTCTTTGGTAAAAAAAATTTGTGATGAGAATGCTATTAAAATTGTTTGTGAATCTATAGAGAATGAAGGAAGTGTTTTTACATTAACTTGGTAA
- the groL gene encoding chaperonin GroEL (60 kDa chaperone family; promotes refolding of misfolded polypeptides especially under stressful conditions; forms two stacked rings of heptamers to form a barrel-shaped 14mer; ends can be capped by GroES; misfolded proteins enter the barrel where they are refolded when GroES binds) has translation MAKEIIFSDEARNKLYEGVKKLNDAVKVTMGPRGRNVLIQKSFGAPSITKDGVSVAKEVELKDALENMGASLVREVASKTADQAGDGTTTATVLAHAIFKEGLRNITAGANPIEVKRGMDKACEAIVNELKKLSREVKGKKEIAQVATISANSDEKIGALIADAMEKVGKDGVITVEEAKSINDELNVVEGMQFDRGYLSPYFITNADKMIAELSNPYILLFDKKITNLKDLLPVLEQIQKTGKPLLIIAEDIEGEALATLVVNKLRGVLNISAVKAPGFGDRRKAMLEDIAILTGGEVISEELGRTLESATIQDLGQASSVIIDKDNTTIVNGSGQKANIDARINQIKTQIAETTSDYDKEKLQERLAKLSGGVAVIKVGAATETEMKEKKDRVDDALSATKAAVEEGIVIGGGAALIKAKAKIKLDLKGDEAIGAAIVERALRAPLRQIAENAGFDAGVVVNSVENAKDENTGFDAAKGEYVDMLESGIIDPVKVERIALLNAVSVASMLLTTEATISEIKEDKPAMPDMSGMGGMGGMM, from the coding sequence ATGGCAAAAGAAATTATTTTTTCAGACGAAGCAAGAAATAAACTCTATGAAGGAGTTAAAAAGCTTAATGATGCAGTTAAAGTAACTATGGGACCACGCGGACGCAATGTATTAATTCAAAAAAGTTTTGGTGCTCCAAGTATTACTAAAGATGGTGTTAGCGTTGCAAAAGAAGTAGAACTTAAAGATGCTCTTGAAAACATGGGTGCTTCTCTTGTAAGAGAAGTAGCTAGCAAAACAGCAGATCAAGCAGGAGATGGAACAACAACTGCTACAGTATTAGCCCATGCAATTTTTAAAGAAGGTTTAAGAAATATTACAGCAGGAGCTAATCCTATAGAAGTAAAAAGAGGTATGGATAAAGCCTGCGAAGCCATTGTAAATGAACTTAAAAAACTTTCTCGTGAAGTAAAAGGTAAAAAAGAAATTGCACAAGTTGCAACAATTTCAGCTAATTCTGATGAAAAAATCGGTGCTTTAATTGCTGATGCCATGGAAAAAGTAGGTAAAGATGGGGTTATTACTGTTGAAGAAGCAAAATCAATTAATGATGAATTAAATGTTGTTGAAGGTATGCAATTTGACAGAGGCTATTTAAGTCCTTATTTTATTACCAATGCAGATAAAATGATAGCAGAGCTTTCAAATCCTTATATTTTACTTTTTGATAAAAAAATCACTAATTTAAAAGATTTACTACCTGTATTAGAACAAATTCAAAAAACAGGCAAGCCTCTTTTAATTATCGCTGAAGATATTGAAGGTGAAGCACTTGCAACCTTGGTTGTAAATAAACTTCGTGGAGTATTAAATATCTCTGCTGTAAAAGCTCCAGGTTTTGGTGATAGAAGAAAAGCCATGCTTGAAGATATAGCAATTTTAACAGGTGGAGAAGTCATTTCTGAAGAGCTTGGAAGAACACTTGAAAGCGCTACTATACAAGATCTTGGACAAGCCTCTAGTGTAATTATTGATAAAGACAATACTACTATAGTTAATGGTTCAGGTCAAAAAGCTAATATTGATGCAAGAATTAATCAAATTAAAACACAAATTGCTGAAACAACTTCAGATTATGATAAAGAAAAATTACAAGAAAGACTTGCAAAATTAAGCGGTGGAGTTGCAGTTATAAAAGTAGGTGCAGCAACAGAAACTGAAATGAAAGAGAAAAAAGATCGCGTTGATGATGCTTTAAGCGCTACTAAAGCAGCAGTTGAAGAAGGTATAGTTATTGGTGGTGGCGCAGCCTTAATTAAAGCAAAAGCTAAAATCAAACTTGATTTAAAAGGCGATGAAGCCATAGGTGCAGCTATTGTTGAAAGAGCCTTAAGAGCACCTTTAAGACAAATTGCTGAAAATGCTGGCTTTGATGCAGGAGTAGTTGTTAATAGCGTAGAAAATGCTAAAGATGAAAATACAGGTTTTGATGCTGCAAAAGGTGAATATGTTGATATGCTAGAAAGTGGCATTATAGATCCTGTTAAAGTAGAAAGAATAGCTTTACTTAATGCAGTTTCAGTAGCTAGTATGCTTTTAACAACAGAGGCAACTATTAGTGAAATTAAAGAAGATAAACCAGCTATGCCTGATATGAGTGGCATGGGTGGCATGGGTGGCATGATGTAA
- the groES gene encoding co-chaperone GroES — protein MNFQPLGKRVLVKRVEETKTTASGIIIPDNAKEKPLMGEVVAISKEINDISNGDKIVFAKYGGTEIKLDNNEYLVLNLDDILGILK, from the coding sequence ATGAATTTTCAACCTTTAGGAAAACGTGTTTTAGTCAAACGCGTAGAAGAAACCAAAACAACAGCTTCTGGAATAATTATACCAGATAATGCTAAAGAAAAACCTTTAATGGGTGAAGTAGTAGCAATAAGCAAAGAAATCAATGATATATCAAATGGAGATAAAATTGTATTTGCTAAATATGGTGGAACAGAAATCAAACTTGATAATAATGAATACTTAGTTTTAAATTTAGATGATATCTTAGGAATTTTAAAATAA
- the ribE gene encoding riboflavin synthase: MFNGLIREIAKVRFYQDNILSLKANYRPHLGDSLAVNGACLSVVNIDKEGFKVELSKETRKHIVIENLKNEVHIEPALRYGDRIDGHLMQGHIDFIGVLENIKKEENGIDFFISLPKMAMPFMAQKGSIGVDGVSLTINEVMHNGIRLTIIPITFKETLFKKYQIGRKINIESDLFARYIYTQLKNKQGLSWEDIDRISYLY, encoded by the coding sequence ATGTTTAATGGACTTATTAGAGAAATTGCAAAGGTGAGATTTTATCAAGATAATATTTTAAGTTTAAAGGCTAATTATCGTCCACATTTAGGGGATAGTTTGGCTGTTAATGGAGCTTGTTTGAGTGTGGTAAATATCGATAAAGAAGGTTTTAAGGTAGAACTTTCTAAAGAGACGCGTAAGCATATTGTTATTGAAAATTTAAAAAATGAAGTTCATATAGAGCCTGCTTTAAGATACGGAGATAGAATTGATGGGCATTTAATGCAAGGACATATTGATTTTATAGGTGTGCTTGAAAATATTAAAAAAGAAGAAAATGGTATAGATTTTTTTATTTCTTTGCCTAAGATGGCTATGCCTTTTATGGCTCAAAAAGGCAGTATAGGTGTAGATGGAGTAAGTCTTACTATTAACGAAGTTATGCATAATGGCATTAGATTAACTATTATACCTATTACTTTTAAAGAAACTTTGTTTAAAAAATATCAAATAGGTAGAAAAATTAATATAGAAAGTGATCTATTTGCACGTTATATTTATACCCAGCTAAAAAATAAACAAGGATTGTCATGGGAAGATATAGACAGAATTTCTTATCTTTATTAG